TACCCATCATTGATCGTCAACACACTCTTACTCTCAATACCCTCACCCTCTGTTGTCGTAATCGTAATGTTTCCACCATTGATCGTCACATACGGCGTTATGGTCTCATCCCCATCCTCATAAGTAGCACCAATACCTTTCCCGGCAGTATTAATCACAAACGTACCATCATTCACCACGATATACCCTTCCTCACACTGAATACCATCATCACTGGATGTAATATTCACGGTACCTCCATCCGCAATGAATGCATCATTTGTATGAATACCATCACCTACTGCACTTGTCACCGTAATATTCCCTTCGCGAATACGTACATACTGGTCAGAACAAATCGCATGTTTATATTTACCCGTCAGGTTCAATGTTCCTGTACCACTAAATATAACCTGCCCTTCTGCAAACAATGTCCCCTTCTGATCTTCTGTAGAAGTAGCATAGCTCGCACCATCTACCAGTGTATTCGTTGTACCATCTGCCAATACGATAAAAGCACGCTTCTTTGATTGCAAATTCAATGCAGGTCCGTCACTATTGGTAATAGTCGCACCATTCAATGTCACTTGATATTTATTGTCGCTATAGATCTTCACAGATCCATCGGTAGTAGTACCCGAAATAACAAACGCTACTTTCGAAGTCGTGGCAGTAACGGTTACATCGTTACCACTGGTCGTCACTGTCACACCATTGCCATCCAACGGATTCGTAACTGTAATGGTTGTTCCAAAGTCAATAGTCACCGTACTGGAAAATGTAGAATTTTCCACCAGGTCATCTTCATCAGCAGCCGTCTCAGTCGAGCCTTCGGCCGTACCTGTCGTAAATGTACTGTCAATGCTGGAACCGGAGCCAGATGTCGTTGTTGTGTCGTTCTTTGAGCAACCGGTAGTAAACACAAGGGCTGCTGCAAACAGCGCTACATAAAAAGGTAATCGGTATAGTTGCATAACAAATTGTTAAAGAACCTTTGATATGCAAAACACCTGAAAGTTTAATGATAATTTAACTTAACTTGTTCAGATAATCTTTCAAAGAGATGGTCATGAGATGTGTCCATCCGCCTCTGAAGCTGTCTACAGCGAAATCAGGATGCTGCGGGAAGCTATCCAATCCTTCGTGCGTCAATTTTAATCTTGTTTGATCGCCTTCATCAAATAGTTCAAACGTCACAGTAGAGTAACCTTCATAATCCTTGTATTGCCAACTATATTGTAATTTCCGTAGCGGCTCTGCAATCGTTACTTCGCAAAGATGAATGTATTGCTCACCCTTATGCCCCTGTCCCGGAAAACTAAATTGAAATCCTTTCTCTGCTTTAAAATCATCCAGGTTGAAATACCACTGTTTCATCTTATCCTTATCTGTAAGTGCCTCCCACACCTTTTCCACAGGTGCATTGAATGTCTCTTCAATTACAATAACATGGTTGCTCATTTCTTTTTGGATTTACGGGGTGATGAATTGTCTTCAAGAAAGCTTTTTAATGCCTGCATCTTGTGTTTCCAGAACGATTCATATTGACGGATCCATTCCTGTACTTCTTCTAATTTCTCCAACCGGGCAGCGCAATACCGCTCCCGGCCCTGCTGTCTGATCTCAATCAAACCACATTCTACTAAGATCTTTATATGCAGGGAAATAGCTTGCCTGCTCACATCAAAGTTCTCCGCAATCGCGTTGAGATGACGGGGCTCGCGGGATATCAGGTGAATGATTTCCCGTCTGGTAGGGTCTGCTATTGCCTGAAACACATCTCTTCTGGCTTCCATAAATACGCAAGCATTTGCTTGCACAAATAAACAACAAAAAAGGCACACGAGCGCCTTTTTTTTATTTATTTTATAACTCCATCCTATATGGGTAACCTCCCAGTTATTTCACAAGCAGTGCCTGGTACATACTATTATAAAACACCTGAACCCATCAGCTTACCTCACCTGGTACCCCTCTGTTTTCAAGGCTTTCTGGATATCCATCGTACCAAATTGATTATCATGGATAAATAAATTGTTCACCACCCGCCCCACGCCGTAAACGGCCAGGCCATTCTTAGCCCCACTTACTTTATTTCGCTCTATAATCGCATCCTGTACATCATTCACTTCGCCACCCGGAGATACCCGGATATAGCTTTTACCACTTAAGACATTTCTTCTGACCAAAGATCCTATGTTTAATCCGGAACATCCTGAACCAATTATGTTAATCTGTTGATCTCCACGGAATCTATCTTTCTGATCTAACTGTGGAGTATAGGTACCGTCGCTCAATTCACAATCCACGATGTCAATGTACCAATTCGGTTGTCTGCCATAATTCACATAAGAGCCTTTGCCTATGATACCTGCGCTACGTTGCATTTTCAATCCTGCTATCACACAGTTTTGGGCCGAGCCATAGAATTGAAAAGCACCTGCATCTGTAGCGGTGTTATTCACAAAAAATAAATGGTCGCGGATTGTTGTGATACTAATAACTGAACCGGTATCTGGTTGCACAAGAAATGGTTCATCCAGTTCGATCTGGTCCATCGTATGCTGTACGATTCTTCTGAATTGTCCCGACCCTTTGCCATCGATGATAAAAAGCCCACCACCAATCCATTTATTAGCCGTCCATTGAAAAGTGTTGCCATCTTTTCTGAGAGAAATACGATTGCCACTGGCGCCGCCGACCTTTCCAAAATACCCGCCACTGCCACCATCCAGTGTCATCACTTCCCTGTCATTGATATAATTGAAGGGAGTCACATTTCTGGCTTCGTACAGATCATAACTTTCATTGATGGTAGCTCCATACCCATAACCGTTAGTTTGTTTATAACAGTCTTCGAAGATCAAACCCTGCGGATGAATTTTCATATACGTCTTTACACTACCGCCGGCTTTTTCAAATCTACAACGCTGAATAAATCCGCTCACACCTACAAATGAAAACATGCCCGCGGTTTTAAACACACAATCTCTTACCCTGATATCATGTCCTTTTAACTGAATGCCTGTCTTATTCCATTTGCTATCCAGTTCAGCAAGGGCGTTGCCAATGTCTTGTTGTACGAAGAGTCTTTCTAAAATCACATGTCCATCGCCACTATTCATAATAATGCCCAGTGCACGGGATGCCCGAATAGTAAGATCCGTGAGACCAAAGTGATCGGCGCCACTGATAAGGCTTGCAGCGGCAACAGGTCCAAAATTGAGGACCGTTCCCTTTTGTCCTTTTACCATCACCCCATTGGGGATAACTAAACCCTCTGATAATATATAGTTGCCCGTGGGGACATTTACAATGCCACCATCATGTGCAGCTGCCAATGCTTTTTTAAAAGCTTCGGTGTCATCCTGCGAGCCATTTCCTTTTGCACCATATGTCTTTACATTGAATGCCTGCGCAGGCCACATAGCTTTGTTCACGATATTGACAGTGAGCGGTGCACTCCATGCTGTTTTGCCACCAAGACCATTGTGATAATATAACTGGTATTTACCTTGCTGGATAGTAGCGGGGAGGGTTACTTTCACAGAGTAATCATCGTAGATACTATCTACCTTTACTTTAAACATTTTCCCATTGCCAGCCAATACCATCTGTCCGCTACCACCTTTGCGAAACAGGTTCTTCCCCTGTATCCGCAATACATCTCCTGCAGCAGCTGCATTATATCCATCCTCACTAATCACCCAATTTACA
This Chitinophaga sancti DNA region includes the following protein-coding sequences:
- a CDS encoding carbohydrate-binding domain-containing protein, producing MQLYRLPFYVALFAAALVFTTGCSKNDTTTTSGSGSSIDSTFTTGTAEGSTETAADEDDLVENSTFSSTVTIDFGTTITVTNPLDGNGVTVTTSGNDVTVTATTSKVAFVISGTTTDGSVKIYSDNKYQVTLNGATITNSDGPALNLQSKKRAFIVLADGTTNTLVDGASYATSTEDQKGTLFAEGQVIFSGTGTLNLTGKYKHAICSDQYVRIREGNITVTSAVGDGIHTNDAFIADGGTVNITSSDDGIQCEEGYIVVNDGTFVINTAGKGIGATYEDGDETITPYVTINGGNITITTTEGEGIESKSVLTINDGYVSTNTVDDGMNAGTAMYINGGHIYSISSGNDAMDSNGTFTITGGIVVAAGSESPEAGIDVDARTLKITGGLVVGIGGATSAPTASVSTVNSLVMGSGSANKIVHIEAADGTEAMTFLAPKAFSTLLFAGSKLKSNTTYTVYTGGSVTDGSSFNGLYLSGSYSGGTSGTTFTTSSTVTQIGGSISKG
- a CDS encoding SRPBCC domain-containing protein gives rise to the protein MSNHVIVIEETFNAPVEKVWEALTDKDKMKQWYFNLDDFKAEKGFQFSFPGQGHKGEQYIHLCEVTIAEPLRKLQYSWQYKDYEGYSTVTFELFDEGDQTRLKLTHEGLDSFPQHPDFAVDSFRGGWTHLMTISLKDYLNKLS
- a CDS encoding metalloregulator ArsR/SmtB family transcription factor — its product is MEARRDVFQAIADPTRREIIHLISREPRHLNAIAENFDVSRQAISLHIKILVECGLIEIRQQGRERYCAARLEKLEEVQEWIRQYESFWKHKMQALKSFLEDNSSPRKSKKK
- a CDS encoding glycosyl hydrolase family 28-related protein, translating into MQRLIFLAAIFFYLPAFAQNTPQLFHVTTAATAPGETVLIRGEGIDLISKIEVGRLTDDRVDNSPPAYVPLPEADHLPDSKGRKMIAADRMMPVDKIQQNEKSVKVIIPDAFQQGVYCVRMTDNKGAVSGFYVNVPIVNWVISEDGYNAAAAGDVLRIQGKNLFRKGGSGQMVLAGNGKMFKVKVDSIYDDYSVKVTLPATIQQGKYQLYYHNGLGGKTAWSAPLTVNIVNKAMWPAQAFNVKTYGAKGNGSQDDTEAFKKALAAAHDGGIVNVPTGNYILSEGLVIPNGVMVKGQKGTVLNFGPVAAASLISGADHFGLTDLTIRASRALGIIMNSGDGHVILERLFVQQDIGNALAELDSKWNKTGIQLKGHDIRVRDCVFKTAGMFSFVGVSGFIQRCRFEKAGGSVKTYMKIHPQGLIFEDCYKQTNGYGYGATINESYDLYEARNVTPFNYINDREVMTLDGGSGGYFGKVGGASGNRISLRKDGNTFQWTANKWIGGGLFIIDGKGSGQFRRIVQHTMDQIELDEPFLVQPDTGSVISITTIRDHLFFVNNTATDAGAFQFYGSAQNCVIAGLKMQRSAGIIGKGSYVNYGRQPNWYIDIVDCELSDGTYTPQLDQKDRFRGDQQINIIGSGCSGLNIGSLVRRNVLSGKSYIRVSPGGEVNDVQDAIIERNKVSGAKNGLAVYGVGRVVNNLFIHDNQFGTMDIQKALKTEGYQVR